The proteins below are encoded in one region of Fibrobacterota bacterium:
- a CDS encoding DUF2334 domain-containing protein, translating to MISLGLVKGACLAILSGAWADASAGPPNRSAAKPIRLALRYDDCSALSPGDLEDRILAACARTGVPVTFGVIPDPAMGGSLGMPADRIARLTAAARSGVLEIALHGCTHRSRVPGSKSEFAGVAAEDQDSLIARGLELLKPLEPAPRTFIPPWNAYDGATMAALERHGVRTLSAIAGGPWRIGSRPANLAFLPSTCVVPEIRASVAEARRHGGGIIVPYFHPYDFKEMNPARGLFTFAEFESALEWIAAQPDIETGTLGAWRDLPEARPQIYSGYSRWHTLAPSGLERMLRPAYRVYPFAAFPVAGGSLWLRLAILGGYFAAALPVLVLLRYLSRFLSR from the coding sequence ATGATTTCCCTCGGCCTGGTGAAGGGCGCTTGCCTGGCGATCCTTTCCGGCGCCTGGGCGGATGCGTCGGCCGGTCCCCCCAACCGTTCCGCCGCCAAGCCCATCCGCCTGGCCTTGCGCTACGACGATTGTTCCGCGCTTTCCCCCGGCGACCTGGAAGACCGCATCCTGGCGGCCTGCGCCCGTACGGGCGTCCCGGTCACCTTCGGCGTGATTCCCGATCCCGCGATGGGGGGAAGCTTGGGCATGCCCGCGGACCGGATCGCCAGGTTGACCGCCGCGGCCCGTAGCGGGGTGCTGGAAATCGCCTTGCACGGCTGCACCCATCGTTCGCGGGTTCCGGGAAGCAAATCCGAATTCGCCGGCGTCGCCGCGGAAGATCAAGACTCCCTGATCGCGCGCGGACTGGAGTTATTGAAGCCGCTCGAACCCGCGCCGCGCACCTTCATCCCGCCCTGGAACGCTTACGACGGGGCGACCATGGCCGCCCTGGAAAGGCACGGCGTGCGCACCCTTTCGGCCATCGCGGGAGGGCCATGGCGGATCGGTTCCCGCCCGGCCAACCTCGCTTTCCTGCCCTCCACCTGTGTTGTGCCGGAGATCCGCGCCTCGGTCGCCGAGGCCCGCCGCCATGGCGGCGGGATCATCGTCCCTTATTTCCATCCTTACGATTTCAAGGAGATGAATCCGGCGCGCGGCCTGTTCACCTTCGCCGAATTCGAATCCGCCCTGGAGTGGATCGCCGCGCAACCCGATATCGAAACCGGAACCTTGGGCGCATGGCGGGACCTCCCCGAAGCGCGGCCCCAGATATATTCCGGCTACTCCCGCTGGCATACCTTGGCGCCTTCGGGCTTGGAACGGATGCTGCGCCCCGCCTACCGCGTTTATCCCTTCGCCGCTTTTCCCGTGGCGGGCGGAAGCCTTT
- a CDS encoding tetratricopeptide repeat protein, which produces MKQSPLLHNESSLRGSMLILAIAAALAGSGARPVQAAGAKAKTTPSSSGEINQDGMVEATVGKILKGDFIGVDTAGFVVELENRLARKPGQEAWQEAAAILHYRAGRFAEARRALLKLRKPSPQAIRLLALSHFELQEYRKALAWFAQMRDVRSAQADWEKFCIALSYGGSRAEALKEWESFRARNAGSDAGLDFLADYYRHPLQKEKLLPVLEKLAVKDKGGPDEAKVVLELSGLYGESSAKAVELRQQYLKLMPEDFAAARGLGAMFESRGEIPKAIAIYLQVAGRFASDLKFNRHLAELLSKPDKDKALLYYETCRTLAPKDAAYPLAMARLHEELKHPDLALEMYKAVLDLNPTQPEAKARMLALAAGRPQPGPWLSAMVENERKNPRDHAFQFQLAKIFLGTGDRENAYKYLQKALQNSGDKEEYADLLPQVATTDAQILKHFSLLQKLVQRPGPTPQALLLVGRGYSLFKNKEKAAEAYARVLRMDAKLIEGHRQPILDLYAVKDNADAARLADAYMAKDPKDEEVLRIRVSALDALNVPSARMRAAIQDLIASEAYNDQWYLRLAELDLAAKDTAAALAHGKEWTKQHPDDKRGLQFVEPLAAKAKDGDLYFAVLDNQARLEPANQAGYELKMGYFFFDQGKWSQAAETLGKLTGSFANDAKFWYRLGMSQAKLGREGADVSLEKAYHLETTNVSYARAFAGLIEEDAALKANVDVFRLIARNQPDKGERHKFAHALYLNGEYGSSAREWEALLALDPAVANDDSTAGLAFLKAGQVNKAKPILEKRLADHPRDVQLLATLSDLYAKEGDGKRKVGMMERLVQEDQGVGDYVLRLAHEKEKAGQAAEALSYYSQWAFRHADDAPALKSYHDLAEKQKDTTALIEALRALTQIKGSDRAWRFQLAELYFARSGETKEIEELVKANPDYRQGKLLLAWEWHSKRAFAQLAALEPFLAAEAPGNGALLEILGDLYAWQKKGPQAQEAYFHWLAVKRKDRDVFDKVYAYARETKGANLQAVLKLGADAFPQDNEILADYAASLGITRSALDAYQGLLAKDPQNADLVAKAAELARALGDQGATAKWAKRWTDLKPGDEKPWLWLIEALASSGRKTDLADAMEGLLRLQSGNLDLILKLARLEEEVGRPDRSIGLYRNALYLAPKDKSIRDRLIALMKTKGKKEDLADVLTEIQNIDSSAHEAQFELAKLFLQKGDKVKAYAYLGSALELAPLNQSYLRLLPHAIHSKQQIGKHFKQLQALAARPETSRSNPESGDLFLLLAQGYAAQGQWDQAAANYAVAYKLEPKPLLGDRDAVMAVYRGKNYQLTAELADRFIEVNPDFDKEIRQVQILAYEKTNQDPAKIRKALQMLLSIDKENAGGLLRLAELDLRAKDTSAATANIRACLTTSPNELRAFKMLLPLINPAIAQQRVTYVVVLEKLAQLDSAHHADHLIRLADFYFGRKSYRQTARLLSEVIELRPKDAESWYRLGQCRNQLQVGDQGVECFRKAYALQPSNPAYAHTYAQSLEKPEEFKANLKLYQFTEDRGPSLHERYGLAMAYFYNGDAAASAKAWDRYGSANDQLVSGPKGEAPVKAEPKWIPEAALAYVKTNQPAKALPFYRLRLDHEPDNLGLLDTACGLFAKTGDEKGRVAMLEGLVRVDATYKDYQLQLAQAKEKSRDTVAAIDQYGQWTARHTADAPALKAMHRLAEGKRDTASLENALRLLSAIKGMDPEYSFQLAELQFKFSGDPAQLEKLVKAYPQYHRGRVILAKEYYRRYDMARMMPFEKALAEEAGKDRDLLGPLAELYAYQDKKALAHKAFRDHLVWRQLVAQNRASAAGAANSGKAADEKAAALADLRQAFDKAWLYADANKSPYLAEVLTIGNDNFPGEQPIQMGLAAALGKDPKALALYSLVLAKDGSDVNALRAASELAVGLNRFQEASVWLEKWTALEPAASRAWQLSADAWLQLKNPAKMADALDHQSLLSPTDAALAFRAGQAFLDAKNKDKALEYLIRADELKPRDPTYASELMELLRTSAEEFLAKGETGKAVEMYGLMLQRDPKQKKANLYMGMWMAENRDYGTAEAMLKVGLEQSSEGKPVLAKAWRLLGDCRQAAGKYAPALEDYKRSLSFDPNDKAAALARLDVTRALSLPAELPAALADVIRIDSTNIDACLALGEIKLKAPDYPAAAALYRRAALARDNDADAWARYGDALEGAKRGNEAMQAWDKAYALGDRNAYTLQGLARMHREAGSLDKAQSALEDLVAMQPDNDEACAWLGALSLKNGKLERAEELFAQASQAAPEKIEYAEGLADIFLNRNDAESARELLEPQKAKLTPGGKTILGDAYRATGKIEAALPLYGEANQKAPAPRALVGLCEALLAKGKAVDAKRQIEASAFAKDPAVQLCLAKALLAMHDREKAVEILAALAKQDPENADYRYNLALAHYEQKNLGLALKEFKEALVKSADLADAAYHIGLILISQGQINDARSYFYSLAQTVAKPDRALGLRGLGAASLAEKKAAEASEYFIQAADVFPAAEAMAEVSEIKLSLGDPKEAEEWAQKSLADDEDYSRGIVALSESMLAQNRRDEARDFLKEALGRNPRACDVHLELQKVNLALENLQAIADASRQALTLCPDEPLSYYYAGVAADRTYKKKQAEEYFNSYKKMGGDRAVLPKGY; this is translated from the coding sequence ATGAAGCAGTCCCCACTCCTCCACAATGAATCCTCCCTGCGCGGGAGCATGCTGATCCTCGCCATCGCCGCGGCCTTGGCCGGATCGGGGGCGCGACCCGTCCAAGCGGCGGGCGCGAAAGCCAAAACCACACCATCATCGTCCGGCGAGATAAATCAGGACGGCATGGTGGAAGCCACCGTGGGCAAGATCCTGAAAGGCGACTTCATCGGCGTCGACACGGCGGGCTTCGTGGTGGAATTGGAAAACCGCCTGGCGCGTAAGCCCGGGCAAGAAGCCTGGCAGGAGGCGGCGGCAATACTTCATTACCGTGCGGGACGCTTCGCCGAGGCGCGGCGCGCCCTGCTCAAGCTGCGCAAGCCTTCCCCGCAGGCCATCCGCCTGCTCGCCTTGTCCCACTTCGAGCTCCAGGAATACCGTAAGGCTCTGGCCTGGTTCGCGCAGATGCGCGACGTCCGTTCCGCCCAGGCGGACTGGGAGAAATTCTGCATCGCGCTCTCGTATGGCGGCTCCCGGGCGGAGGCGCTCAAGGAATGGGAAAGCTTCCGGGCCCGCAATGCCGGCTCCGACGCGGGCCTCGATTTCCTGGCGGATTACTATCGGCATCCCTTGCAGAAGGAAAAGCTGCTTCCCGTCCTCGAGAAGCTGGCCGTGAAGGACAAGGGCGGCCCCGATGAAGCCAAGGTGGTCCTGGAGCTTTCCGGCTTGTACGGGGAGAGCAGCGCGAAGGCGGTGGAGCTGCGGCAGCAATACCTGAAGCTGATGCCGGAGGACTTCGCGGCCGCGCGCGGGTTGGGCGCCATGTTCGAGTCCCGCGGCGAGATTCCCAAGGCCATCGCCATCTACCTGCAGGTCGCGGGGCGTTTCGCTTCCGATCTGAAGTTCAACCGGCATTTGGCCGAGCTGTTGTCCAAGCCGGACAAGGATAAGGCCTTGCTCTACTACGAAACCTGCCGGACGCTGGCGCCCAAGGACGCCGCCTATCCCCTGGCCATGGCCCGCTTGCACGAAGAGCTGAAACATCCCGACCTCGCGCTGGAGATGTATAAGGCGGTACTGGACCTCAATCCGACCCAGCCGGAGGCCAAGGCCCGCATGCTGGCCCTGGCGGCCGGCCGGCCGCAGCCGGGACCCTGGCTTTCGGCCATGGTGGAGAACGAGCGGAAGAACCCGCGCGATCATGCCTTCCAATTCCAATTGGCGAAAATCTTCCTGGGAACGGGCGATCGCGAGAACGCCTACAAGTACTTGCAGAAGGCCCTGCAGAATTCGGGCGACAAGGAGGAATACGCCGATCTCTTGCCCCAGGTGGCGACCACGGACGCCCAGATCCTCAAGCATTTTTCCTTGCTACAAAAGCTGGTCCAGCGCCCCGGCCCCACCCCCCAGGCCCTGCTCCTGGTCGGACGCGGCTATTCGCTGTTCAAGAACAAGGAAAAGGCGGCTGAGGCCTATGCGCGCGTGCTGCGCATGGACGCCAAGCTCATCGAAGGCCATCGCCAACCCATCCTGGACCTGTACGCCGTGAAGGACAATGCGGACGCCGCGCGCCTGGCCGACGCCTACATGGCGAAGGACCCCAAGGATGAGGAAGTGCTACGCATTCGCGTTTCCGCGCTCGATGCCCTCAACGTGCCGTCCGCCCGCATGCGCGCGGCCATCCAGGATCTGATCGCGTCCGAAGCGTATAACGATCAATGGTACTTGCGATTGGCCGAGCTGGATTTGGCCGCCAAGGACACCGCCGCGGCCCTGGCCCACGGAAAGGAATGGACCAAGCAACATCCCGACGACAAGCGCGGGCTCCAATTCGTCGAACCCCTGGCCGCCAAGGCCAAGGACGGCGATCTGTATTTCGCCGTGCTGGACAACCAGGCGCGCCTGGAACCGGCCAACCAGGCGGGCTATGAACTGAAAATGGGGTATTTCTTTTTCGACCAGGGTAAATGGTCCCAAGCGGCGGAAACCCTGGGCAAGCTTACGGGATCCTTCGCCAACGACGCCAAGTTCTGGTATCGCCTGGGCATGAGCCAGGCCAAGCTCGGGCGGGAAGGCGCGGACGTCTCCTTGGAGAAGGCCTATCATCTGGAAACGACCAATGTGTCCTATGCGCGCGCTTTCGCCGGCCTCATCGAAGAAGACGCGGCCCTCAAGGCCAACGTGGACGTGTTCCGCTTGATCGCCCGCAACCAGCCGGACAAGGGCGAACGGCATAAGTTCGCCCACGCGCTTTACCTGAACGGCGAGTACGGATCTTCGGCCCGGGAATGGGAAGCCCTGTTGGCCCTCGATCCGGCCGTAGCCAACGACGATTCCACCGCCGGCCTGGCTTTCCTCAAGGCGGGCCAGGTCAATAAGGCCAAACCCATCCTGGAGAAGCGCCTGGCCGATCACCCGCGCGACGTGCAACTCTTGGCCACCCTTTCCGACTTGTACGCCAAGGAAGGCGACGGCAAGCGCAAGGTGGGCATGATGGAACGCCTGGTGCAGGAAGATCAAGGGGTGGGCGATTACGTATTGCGCCTGGCCCATGAGAAAGAGAAAGCCGGCCAGGCGGCCGAAGCCCTGTCCTATTACTCGCAATGGGCCTTCCGCCACGCGGACGACGCGCCCGCGCTGAAGTCCTACCATGATCTCGCGGAGAAGCAGAAAGACACCACCGCCCTCATCGAGGCTTTGCGGGCCTTGACCCAGATCAAGGGCAGCGACCGCGCCTGGCGCTTCCAGTTGGCGGAACTCTATTTCGCCCGCAGCGGCGAGACCAAGGAAATCGAAGAGCTGGTGAAGGCCAATCCCGACTACCGCCAGGGCAAGCTGCTGTTGGCCTGGGAATGGCATTCCAAACGCGCCTTCGCCCAGTTGGCCGCCCTGGAGCCCTTCCTCGCGGCCGAAGCCCCCGGGAACGGGGCTCTGCTGGAAATCCTCGGCGATCTCTATGCCTGGCAGAAGAAAGGCCCGCAGGCCCAAGAGGCCTATTTCCATTGGCTGGCGGTCAAACGCAAGGACAGGGACGTGTTCGACAAGGTCTACGCCTATGCGCGGGAGACCAAAGGCGCCAACCTGCAAGCCGTATTGAAGCTGGGAGCGGATGCCTTCCCGCAGGACAACGAGATCCTGGCGGACTACGCCGCTTCCCTGGGGATCACGCGCTCGGCGCTGGACGCTTATCAGGGGCTTTTGGCTAAGGACCCGCAGAACGCGGACCTGGTCGCGAAGGCGGCGGAACTGGCGCGCGCTCTGGGGGACCAAGGAGCGACGGCCAAGTGGGCCAAGCGCTGGACCGATCTCAAGCCAGGAGATGAGAAACCGTGGTTATGGTTGATCGAAGCCCTGGCCTCTTCCGGCCGGAAGACCGATCTGGCCGACGCGATGGAAGGCCTGTTGCGGCTGCAATCGGGTAATCTCGATCTCATCTTGAAATTGGCGCGCTTGGAAGAGGAGGTCGGCCGGCCGGATCGGTCCATCGGCCTTTATCGCAACGCCCTGTACCTGGCCCCCAAGGACAAGTCCATCCGCGATCGCCTGATCGCCCTCATGAAGACGAAGGGGAAGAAAGAGGATCTGGCCGACGTGTTGACGGAAATCCAGAACATCGACTCCAGCGCGCATGAGGCCCAATTCGAATTGGCGAAGCTGTTCCTGCAAAAGGGGGATAAGGTCAAGGCCTACGCCTATCTGGGGTCCGCCCTGGAACTGGCGCCCCTCAACCAGTCCTACCTGCGCTTACTTCCCCACGCCATCCATAGCAAGCAGCAGATCGGCAAGCACTTCAAGCAATTGCAGGCGTTGGCCGCCCGCCCCGAGACCTCGCGTTCGAATCCCGAGAGCGGCGATCTTTTCCTGCTGCTTGCCCAGGGCTACGCGGCCCAGGGCCAATGGGATCAGGCTGCCGCGAATTACGCGGTGGCGTATAAGCTGGAGCCCAAGCCCCTGCTGGGCGATCGTGATGCGGTGATGGCCGTCTACCGCGGCAAGAATTACCAACTGACCGCCGAGCTGGCGGATCGCTTTATCGAGGTCAATCCCGATTTCGATAAGGAAATCCGCCAGGTGCAGATCCTCGCCTACGAGAAAACCAACCAGGACCCCGCGAAGATCCGCAAGGCCCTGCAAATGCTGCTCTCCATCGACAAGGAAAACGCGGGCGGCCTCTTGCGCCTGGCCGAACTCGATCTGCGCGCCAAGGACACCTCCGCCGCCACCGCCAACATCCGCGCCTGCCTCACCACCAGCCCCAATGAATTGCGGGCCTTCAAGATGCTGTTGCCCCTGATCAATCCCGCCATCGCGCAGCAACGCGTGACCTACGTGGTGGTGCTGGAGAAATTGGCCCAGCTGGATTCGGCCCACCATGCCGACCACCTGATCCGCCTGGCGGATTTCTATTTCGGCCGCAAAAGCTATCGCCAGACCGCGCGCCTCTTGTCGGAAGTCATCGAGCTGCGCCCCAAGGACGCCGAATCCTGGTACCGCTTAGGTCAATGCCGGAACCAACTGCAGGTGGGCGATCAAGGCGTGGAATGCTTCCGCAAGGCCTACGCCTTGCAGCCCTCCAACCCGGCCTATGCGCATACTTACGCCCAGTCCCTGGAGAAACCGGAAGAGTTCAAGGCCAACCTGAAGCTGTACCAGTTCACCGAGGATCGGGGCCCCAGCCTGCATGAGCGTTACGGATTGGCCATGGCCTACTTCTACAACGGCGACGCCGCGGCATCGGCCAAGGCCTGGGACCGCTACGGCTCCGCCAACGATCAGTTGGTTTCGGGGCCCAAGGGCGAAGCCCCTGTGAAGGCAGAACCCAAATGGATCCCCGAAGCCGCCCTGGCTTACGTCAAAACCAACCAGCCCGCCAAGGCCCTGCCTTTCTACCGCCTTCGCCTCGATCACGAACCTGATAACCTAGGGCTGCTGGACACCGCTTGCGGCCTGTTCGCCAAGACCGGCGACGAGAAGGGCCGCGTGGCCATGCTCGAGGGCCTGGTGCGCGTGGACGCCACCTACAAGGACTACCAATTGCAATTGGCCCAGGCCAAGGAGAAGTCCCGCGACACGGTGGCGGCGATCGATCAATACGGCCAGTGGACCGCGCGCCATACGGCGGACGCCCCCGCCCTCAAGGCTATGCATCGTTTGGCCGAAGGCAAGCGCGACACCGCCAGCCTGGAAAACGCCCTACGCCTCCTCTCCGCCATCAAGGGCATGGACCCGGAATATTCCTTCCAGTTGGCGGAACTGCAATTCAAGTTCAGCGGCGATCCGGCCCAACTGGAGAAACTGGTGAAGGCCTATCCGCAATACCATCGCGGCCGCGTGATCCTCGCGAAGGAGTATTACCGCCGCTACGACATGGCCCGGATGATGCCCTTCGAAAAAGCCCTCGCGGAGGAAGCGGGCAAGGACCGCGATCTATTGGGGCCCTTGGCCGAGCTGTACGCCTACCAGGACAAGAAGGCGCTCGCGCATAAGGCCTTCCGCGATCATCTGGTATGGCGGCAATTGGTGGCCCAGAACCGGGCCTCCGCTGCCGGCGCGGCAAACTCGGGGAAAGCGGCGGACGAGAAGGCCGCGGCCCTGGCCGACCTGCGCCAGGCCTTCGACAAGGCTTGGCTCTACGCCGATGCCAACAAATCGCCGTACTTGGCGGAAGTGCTCACCATCGGCAACGACAATTTCCCGGGCGAACAACCCATCCAGATGGGCCTGGCCGCCGCCTTGGGCAAGGATCCCAAGGCCCTGGCCCTTTACTCGCTGGTCCTGGCCAAGGACGGAAGCGACGTGAATGCGCTACGGGCCGCATCGGAATTGGCCGTGGGGTTGAACCGCTTCCAGGAAGCCTCCGTTTGGCTGGAGAAGTGGACGGCCCTGGAGCCGGCCGCCTCCCGTGCCTGGCAGCTTTCCGCCGATGCCTGGCTGCAGCTGAAGAATCCCGCCAAGATGGCTGATGCCCTCGATCATCAATCCCTCCTTTCCCCCACCGATGCCGCCCTGGCCTTCCGCGCCGGCCAGGCCTTCCTCGACGCCAAGAACAAGGATAAGGCCCTCGAATACCTCATCCGCGCCGACGAATTGAAGCCGAGGGATCCCACCTACGCCTCCGAACTGATGGAACTCTTGCGGACTTCGGCGGAAGAGTTCCTGGCCAAGGGCGAGACCGGCAAGGCGGTGGAGATGTACGGCCTGATGCTGCAACGTGATCCCAAGCAAAAGAAGGCGAACTTGTACATGGGCATGTGGATGGCCGAGAACCGCGATTACGGGACCGCCGAAGCCATGCTTAAAGTGGGCCTGGAACAGTCGTCCGAAGGCAAGCCGGTTTTGGCCAAGGCCTGGCGCCTTCTGGGCGATTGCCGCCAAGCCGCCGGCAAGTATGCGCCGGCCCTGGAAGATTACAAGCGGTCCTTAAGCTTCGATCCCAACGACAAGGCCGCGGCGCTCGCCCGCCTGGACGTCACCCGGGCCCTCTCCCTGCCGGCCGAACTCCCCGCCGCCCTCGCGGACGTGATCCGTATCGACTCGACGAACATCGACGCTTGCCTGGCCCTGGGCGAGATCAAGCTGAAGGCCCCCGACTATCCCGCCGCCGCCGCCCTCTATCGCCGCGCGGCCCTGGCGCGCGACAACGATGCCGACGCCTGGGCCCGCTACGGCGACGCCCTGGAAGGGGCCAAGCGCGGGAACGAGGCCATGCAGGCCTGGGACAAGGCTTACGCCTTGGGGGATCGCAACGCCTATACCTTACAAGGCCTGGCGCGTATGCACCGCGAGGCCGGCAGCCTGGACAAGGCCCAGAGCGCCCTGGAAGACCTGGTCGCCATGCAGCCCGATAACGACGAAGCCTGCGCCTGGCTGGGGGCGCTCTCGCTCAAGAACGGCAAGTTGGAGCGCGCCGAAGAGCTCTTTGCGCAAGCCTCCCAGGCCGCTCCCGAGAAGATCGAATACGCCGAAGGCCTCGCCGATATCTTCCTGAACCGCAACGACGCCGAATCGGCGCGCGAGCTGCTCGAGCCGCAGAAAGCCAAGCTTACGCCCGGCGGCAAAACCATCCTGGGCGACGCCTATCGGGCCACCGGCAAGATCGAAGCCGCCTTGCCGCTCTATGGCGAAGCCAACCAGAAGGCCCCCGCTCCCCGCGCCTTGGTCGGGCTTTGCGAAGCGCTTCTCGCCAAGGGCAAGGCCGTCGATGCCAAGCGCCAGATCGAAGCCTCCGCCTTCGCCAAGGATCCGGCCGTGCAACTGTGCCTGGCTAAGGCCCTGCTCGCCATGCATGATCGCGAGAAGGCCGTCGAAATCCTCGCGGCGCTGGCCAAGCAGGATCCGGAGAATGCCGATTACCGCTACAACCTGGCCCTCGCGCATTACGAGCAGAAGAACCTGGGATTGGCGTTGAAGGAATTCAAGGAAGCCCTGGTGAAGAGCGCCGATCTCGCGGATGCGGCCTACCACATCGGGCTCATCCTCATCTCCCAAGGCCAGATCAACGATGCGCGGTCCTACTTCTATTCCCTGGCCCAAACCGTGGCCAAGCCCGATCGGGCCTTGGGGCTGCGGGGCCTGGGCGCCGCCAGCCTGGCGGAGAAGAAGGCCGCCGAGGCATCCGAATACTTCATCCAGGCCGCCGATGTCTTCCCCGCCGCCGAAGCGATGGCCGAGGTCTCGGAAATCAAGCTAAGCCTGGGCGATCCGAAAGAGGCCGAGGAATGGGCGCAGAAGAGCCTCGCCGACGACGAGGACTATTCCCGCGGCATCGTGGCCTTGTCCGAATCCATGTTGGCGCAAAACCGCCGGGACGAAGCGCGGGACTTCCTCAAGGAAGCCCTGGGCCGCAATCCGCGGGCCTGCGACGTGCACCTCGAACTCCAGAAGGTCAACCTGGCCCTGGAGAACCTGCAGGCCATCGCCGATGCCAGCCGCCAGGCCCTGACCCTTTGCCCGGACGAACCGCTTTCCTATTACTACGCGGGCGTGGCGGCGGATAGGACCTACAAGAAGAAGCAGGCGGAGGAATACTTCAATTCCTATAAGAAAATGGGCGGGGACCGGGCGGTCCTGCCGAAAGGGTATTAA
- a CDS encoding glycosyltransferase family 4 protein, translating into MLASAFARAGRRVCVVYSKSPWEKVPVPAALPYAVRWAWFVGISPGISSPFRFLNGFTYLLAVRGLIGPGTLVIGNGDESSLLWLIRPRGRLIFSSRNTWDTWLKGRDWTRPSTWLRALFKEPRDAAAVLAARRADKVVCTSSFSLAQACDCFGIPAHRAMVIPNGLDPSFQGVAFQESGQRGVLFFGRLAANKGAAHALEAWLRLPEALRLTHPLTFVGDGPLQARLQRQAAEAGAGAQVRFAGWLAGPELAEAIVGHRLVALPSLEESFGNAILETLATGQELVSTTACSIPEIAGPFGILVPAGDIAQLAAGMERGLGRIRDAQEIARQRRYFLDRFSWDQVAQAYLSVAEGAATGPELAGTRKPALPV; encoded by the coding sequence ATGCTGGCCAGCGCCTTCGCGCGCGCGGGCCGCCGCGTCTGCGTGGTGTATAGCAAGTCCCCCTGGGAAAAGGTTCCCGTGCCCGCGGCTCTCCCCTATGCCGTCCGTTGGGCCTGGTTCGTCGGCATCAGCCCCGGCATCAGTTCGCCTTTCCGCTTCCTGAACGGATTCACCTACCTCCTGGCCGTCCGCGGCTTGATCGGCCCCGGCACCCTGGTCATCGGCAACGGGGACGAGTCCAGCCTGCTCTGGCTCATCCGGCCGCGCGGGAGGCTCATCTTCTCCAGCCGTAACACCTGGGATACCTGGCTCAAGGGACGCGATTGGACCCGGCCTTCGACCTGGCTGCGCGCGCTTTTCAAGGAACCGCGGGACGCCGCCGCAGTGCTGGCCGCCCGCCGCGCCGACAAGGTCGTTTGCACCAGCTCCTTCTCGCTCGCCCAGGCCTGCGATTGCTTCGGCATCCCCGCCCATCGCGCCATGGTCATCCCCAACGGCTTGGATCCGTCCTTCCAGGGAGTCGCCTTCCAGGAATCAGGCCAGCGCGGCGTGCTCTTCTTCGGGCGCCTGGCCGCCAATAAGGGCGCGGCCCACGCCCTGGAAGCCTGGCTGCGCCTGCCCGAGGCCTTACGTCTGACCCATCCCCTCACCTTCGTCGGGGACGGGCCGCTTCAGGCCCGCTTGCAGCGCCAAGCCGCCGAGGCGGGCGCCGGGGCCCAAGTCCGCTTCGCCGGTTGGTTGGCGGGGCCGGAATTGGCGGAGGCCATCGTAGGGCATCGGCTCGTGGCCTTGCCCAGCCTGGAGGAATCCTTCGGCAACGCCATCCTGGAAACCTTGGCCACCGGTCAGGAACTGGTCTCCACCACCGCTTGCTCCATTCCGGAGATCGCGGGACCCTTCGGCATTCTCGTTCCCGCCGGCGACATCGCGCAGTTGGCCGCGGGCATGGAACGGGGATTGGGCCGCATCCGCGATGCGCAGGAGATCGCGCGGCAACGCCGTTATTTCCTGGATCGCTTTTCCTGGGATCAGGTGGCGCAGGCCTACTTGAGCGTAGCGGAAGGCGCCGCGACCGGGCCGGAACTGGCCGGAACGCGGAAACCGGCTCTCCCGGTATGA